In one Pseudomonas sp. MM211 genomic region, the following are encoded:
- the urtC gene encoding urea ABC transporter permease subunit UrtC, with protein MNAANQTLLARASARLGPQVSLFIGLLVLVVLLAMPLLHLLPGDHALHVSAYTLTLVGKILCYCVVALALDLVWGYAGLLSLGHGLFFALGGYAMGMYLMREAAGDGLPAFMSFLAWTELPWYWYGTDNFLWAMCLVVLAPGLLALVFGFFAFRSRIKGVYFSIMTQALTFAGMLLFFRNETGFGGNNGFTNFRSILGFEITAANTRATLFFLTVVLLVSSLYLGWRLARSKFGRVLTALRDAENRLMFCGYDPRGYKLFIWVLSAVLCGLAGALYVPQVGIINPSEMAPTQSIEAAVWVALGGRGTLIGPLLGAGLVNGMKSWFTVAFPEYWLFALGALFIVVTLFLPKGVIGLIKRGDKS; from the coding sequence ATGAACGCAGCCAACCAAACGTTGCTGGCTCGAGCCAGTGCAAGACTCGGCCCGCAGGTCTCTCTCTTCATCGGCCTGCTGGTGCTCGTCGTGCTGCTCGCCATGCCGCTGCTGCACCTGCTGCCCGGTGATCATGCGCTGCACGTGTCGGCTTACACGTTGACCCTGGTCGGCAAGATCCTCTGCTACTGCGTCGTCGCCCTGGCGCTCGATCTGGTCTGGGGCTACGCCGGCCTGCTGTCCCTCGGTCATGGCCTGTTCTTCGCCCTCGGCGGCTATGCCATGGGCATGTACCTGATGCGCGAAGCCGCTGGCGACGGCCTGCCGGCGTTCATGAGCTTCCTCGCCTGGACCGAGCTGCCCTGGTATTGGTACGGCACCGACAACTTCCTCTGGGCCATGTGCCTGGTGGTGCTGGCGCCTGGATTGCTGGCCTTGGTGTTCGGTTTCTTCGCCTTTCGTTCGCGGATCAAGGGCGTGTATTTCTCGATCATGACCCAGGCACTGACCTTCGCCGGCATGCTGCTGTTCTTCCGCAACGAGACCGGCTTCGGCGGCAACAACGGCTTCACCAACTTCCGCAGCATCCTCGGCTTCGAGATCACCGCCGCGAACACGCGCGCCACGCTGTTCTTTCTAACCGTCGTGTTGCTGGTCAGCAGCCTGTACCTGGGCTGGCGCCTGGCGCGCAGCAAGTTCGGCCGGGTGCTGACCGCCCTGCGCGACGCCGAGAACCGGCTGATGTTCTGCGGCTACGATCCGCGCGGCTACAAGCTGTTCATCTGGGTGCTGAGCGCCGTGCTCTGCGGCCTGGCCGGTGCGCTGTACGTGCCTCAGGTCGGCATCATCAACCCTAGCGAAATGGCCCCGACCCAATCCATCGAAGCCGCCGTGTGGGTGGCGCTCGGCGGGCGCGGCACGCTGATCGGCCCGCTGCTCGGTGCCGGTCTGGTCAATGGCATGAAGAGCTGGTTCACCGTGGCCTTCCCCGAGTATTGGCTGTTCGCCCTCGGCGCGCTGTTCATCGTGGTCACCCTGTTTCTGCCCAAGGGCGTAATCGGTCTTATCAAGCGAGGGGACAAGTCATGA
- the urtE gene encoding urea ABC transporter ATP-binding subunit UrtE — protein sequence MLQVQQLHQYYGGSHILRGLSFEAKVGEVTCLLGRNGVGKTTLLKCLMGLLPAKQGQVSWEGKPITGFKPHQRVHAGIAYVPQGREIFGRLTVEENLLMGLSRFPGSQAKEVPAFIYELFPVLLEMKHRRGGDLSGGQQQQLAIGRALASQPRLLILDEPTEGIQPSVIKEIGVVIKKLAARGDMAILLVEQFYDFAAELADQYLVMSRGEIVQQGRGETMEKDGVRGLVAI from the coding sequence ATGCTGCAAGTCCAACAACTACACCAGTACTACGGCGGCAGCCATATCCTGCGTGGCCTGTCGTTCGAGGCCAAGGTGGGGGAAGTCACCTGCCTGCTCGGCCGCAACGGCGTGGGCAAGACCACCCTGCTCAAATGCCTGATGGGCCTGCTGCCGGCCAAGCAGGGCCAGGTCAGTTGGGAAGGCAAGCCGATCACCGGCTTCAAGCCGCACCAGCGGGTGCACGCCGGCATCGCCTACGTGCCACAGGGCCGCGAAATCTTCGGCCGCCTGACGGTCGAGGAAAACCTGCTGATGGGGCTGTCGCGCTTTCCCGGCAGCCAGGCAAAGGAGGTTCCGGCCTTCATCTACGAGCTGTTCCCGGTGCTGCTGGAAATGAAACACCGCCGCGGCGGCGACCTGTCCGGCGGCCAGCAGCAACAGCTTGCCATCGGCCGCGCCCTGGCCAGCCAGCCACGTTTGCTGATCCTCGACGAACCCACGGAAGGCATCCAGCCTTCGGTGATCAAGGAAATTGGCGTGGTGATCAAGAAGCTCGCCGCCCGTGGCGACATGGCCATCCTGCTGGTCGAGCAGTTCTACGACTTCGCCGCCGAACTGGCCGATCAGTACCTGGTGATGAGCCGCGGCGAAATCGTCCAGCAGGGCCGTGGCGAAACCATGGAGAAGGATGGCGTGCGCGGGTTGGTGGCGATCTAG
- a CDS encoding aldolase: MAHAFEVNATPLDPRLVDSPAIRQARIDLAACFRMAARLGMGEGICNHFSFVVPGHDDLFLVNPYGLAFAEVTASSLLICDFHGRVVAGEGTPEATAFFIHAQLHRLHPRAKAAFHTHMPNATALCMLEGDPFIWAGQTALKFYDRMRVDERYNGLALSNAEGERIAGAVGEADVVMLKNHGPLVLGGSIAEAWDDLYYLERAAEVQLKAMASGRPLKAVPHELARKACRIMLEGNAESARLHLESVKRQIARQEPDFAE, encoded by the coding sequence ATGGCACATGCATTCGAGGTCAACGCCACGCCACTCGATCCGCGCCTGGTCGACAGCCCGGCGATCCGTCAGGCGCGTATCGACCTGGCTGCCTGCTTTCGCATGGCCGCTCGACTCGGTATGGGCGAGGGGATCTGCAATCACTTTTCCTTTGTGGTGCCTGGCCACGACGACCTGTTTCTGGTCAATCCCTATGGGCTGGCGTTCGCCGAGGTGACCGCCTCGTCGCTGTTGATCTGCGATTTCCATGGCCGTGTGGTGGCTGGTGAGGGCACGCCGGAAGCCACCGCGTTCTTCATCCACGCGCAGTTGCATCGTCTGCATCCGCGCGCCAAGGCGGCGTTCCACACCCATATGCCCAACGCCACGGCGCTGTGCATGCTCGAAGGCGATCCGTTCATCTGGGCGGGGCAGACGGCCTTGAAGTTCTATGACCGCATGCGCGTGGACGAGCGTTACAACGGCCTGGCACTGAGTAACGCCGAGGGCGAACGCATCGCCGGTGCCGTGGGTGAGGCGGATGTCGTGATGCTCAAGAACCATGGCCCGCTGGTGCTCGGTGGCTCCATCGCCGAAGCCTGGGACGACCTCTACTACCTGGAACGTGCCGCCGAAGTACAGCTCAAGGCCATGGCCAGCGGCCGGCCCCTGAAAGCCGTGCCCCATGAGCTGGCGCGCAAGGCCTGCCGGATCATGCTCGAAGGCAATGCCGAGAGTGCACGGCTGCACCTGGAAAGCGTGAAGCGCCAGATCGCCCGGCAGGAGCCGGATTTCGCCGAGTGA
- the urtB gene encoding urea ABC transporter permease subunit UrtB: MPYAFVRLFLSLLLLLPFAAQAGEADDFVAASPAQQAKLLESWAAMPDLARQPLLDALQQGRVAADSEKTAFIETDDGYQAAEGEASPVDNPRKLRLNNRLRGLIANAQASHQLLAEEPAQRLSAAVQLQKSAQPAQLPLLAQTLEKEDDDIVRDALTLALANLQLVDANPAVRLAAVRLLGETGEPLARTRLENLLEPGVESDAGVRTAAETSLAQVKRKLLIGELLGQAFSGMSLGSILLLAALGLAITFGLLGVINMAHGEMLMLGAYSTYMVQILFQRYAPEALALYPLVALPVAFCVTAVIGMALERTVIRHLYGRPLETLLATWGISLILIQLVRVLFGAQNVEVANPYWLSGGIQVLPNLVLPYNRIVIIGFALAVVVLTWLLLNKTRLGLNVRAVTQNRNMAACCGVPTGRVDMMAFGLGSGIAGLGGVALSQIGNVGPDLGQSYIIDSFLVVVLGGVGQLAGSVMAAFGLGIANKILEPQIGAVLGKILILALIILFIQKRPQGLFALKGRVID; the protein is encoded by the coding sequence ATGCCTTACGCCTTTGTCCGACTATTTCTCAGCCTGCTGCTCCTGCTGCCGTTCGCCGCTCAGGCGGGCGAGGCCGACGACTTCGTCGCCGCCAGCCCGGCACAGCAGGCAAAGTTGCTGGAAAGTTGGGCCGCCATGCCCGACCTGGCGCGCCAACCGCTGCTCGACGCCCTGCAACAGGGCCGTGTAGCTGCGGATAGCGAAAAGACCGCGTTCATCGAAACCGACGACGGCTACCAGGCTGCCGAAGGTGAAGCTTCCCCTGTGGATAACCCGCGCAAATTGCGCCTGAACAACCGCCTGCGTGGCCTGATCGCCAACGCCCAGGCCAGCCATCAGCTGCTTGCCGAAGAACCGGCACAGCGCCTGAGTGCTGCAGTGCAGCTACAAAAGAGCGCCCAGCCGGCGCAACTGCCGCTGCTCGCCCAGACCCTGGAGAAGGAAGACGACGATATCGTTCGCGATGCCCTGACCCTGGCTCTTGCCAACCTGCAACTGGTCGACGCCAACCCTGCGGTGCGCCTCGCTGCCGTGCGCCTGCTCGGTGAAACCGGCGAGCCGCTGGCGCGTACCCGCCTGGAAAATCTGCTGGAGCCCGGCGTGGAAAGCGACGCAGGAGTGCGCACCGCTGCGGAAACCAGCCTGGCTCAGGTCAAGCGCAAGCTGCTGATCGGCGAGCTGCTCGGCCAGGCGTTCAGCGGCATGAGCCTGGGATCGATCCTGTTGCTCGCCGCTCTTGGCCTGGCCATCACCTTCGGCCTGCTCGGGGTGATCAACATGGCCCACGGCGAGATGCTGATGCTCGGCGCCTATTCCACCTACATGGTGCAGATCCTGTTCCAGCGCTACGCCCCCGAGGCCCTGGCGCTGTACCCACTGGTGGCACTGCCGGTGGCCTTCTGCGTGACCGCCGTCATCGGCATGGCGCTGGAGCGCACGGTGATTCGTCACCTCTACGGCCGGCCACTGGAAACCCTGCTCGCCACCTGGGGCATCAGTCTGATCCTGATCCAACTGGTGCGCGTGCTGTTCGGTGCGCAGAACGTCGAGGTGGCCAACCCCTACTGGCTGTCCGGCGGCATCCAGGTGCTGCCCAACCTGGTGCTGCCGTACAACCGCATCGTGATCATCGGCTTCGCCCTGGCCGTGGTGGTGCTGACCTGGTTGCTGCTGAACAAGACCCGCCTGGGGCTCAACGTGCGCGCCGTCACCCAGAACCGCAACATGGCCGCCTGCTGCGGCGTGCCTACCGGCCGTGTCGACATGATGGCCTTCGGGCTCGGCTCGGGTATCGCCGGCCTTGGCGGCGTGGCCCTCAGCCAGATCGGCAACGTCGGCCCGGATCTTGGCCAGAGCTACATCATCGATTCCTTCCTGGTGGTGGTACTCGGCGGCGTCGGCCAACTGGCCGGTAGCGTCATGGCGGCCTTCGGCCTGGGCATCGCCAACAAGATCCTGGAACCACAGATCGGCGCCGTGCTCGGCAAGATCCTCATCCTCGCGCTGATCATTCTGTTCATTCAGAAACGTCCGCAAGGCTTGTTCGCCTTGAAAGGGAGGGTGATCGATTGA
- a CDS encoding GntR family transcriptional regulator translates to MQLVDPIKRGKERPENLAERIYGQLKDDISEFRLLPGDRFSEGEVAERMAASRTPVRQALYRLEREGYLEVYFRSGWQVKPFDFHHFEELYDVRIVLELAAVRRLCDRPASETPEQLEKLRLIWTAPPEQRPPEGREVSLLDESFHCQLVEATGNREMARLHREISEKIRIVRRLDFTKTPRVEATYEEHARILGAILSRRCEEAQLLLKTHIEVSKAEVRKITLHMLHNARERAVQAQG, encoded by the coding sequence ATGCAACTGGTCGACCCGATCAAGCGCGGCAAGGAACGCCCGGAGAACCTCGCCGAGCGTATCTACGGGCAGCTCAAGGACGACATTTCCGAGTTCCGCCTGCTGCCGGGCGACCGTTTCAGCGAAGGTGAAGTGGCCGAGCGCATGGCCGCCAGCCGCACACCAGTGCGCCAGGCGCTCTATCGCCTGGAGCGCGAGGGTTATCTGGAGGTGTATTTCCGTAGCGGCTGGCAGGTCAAGCCGTTCGACTTCCACCATTTCGAGGAGCTCTACGACGTGCGCATCGTGCTCGAACTGGCGGCGGTTCGGCGCCTGTGCGATCGCCCGGCGAGTGAAACGCCTGAGCAATTGGAAAAACTGCGCCTCATCTGGACGGCACCGCCCGAGCAACGCCCACCAGAAGGCCGCGAAGTGTCGCTGCTCGACGAAAGCTTCCACTGCCAGTTGGTGGAGGCCACCGGCAACCGCGAGATGGCTCGCCTGCACCGCGAAATCAGCGAAAAGATTCGTATCGTCCGTCGTCTGGACTTCACCAAAACGCCTCGGGTGGAAGCCACCTACGAAGAGCACGCACGCATCCTCGGCGCGATCCTGTCGCGTCGTTGCGAAGAAGCACAGCTGTTGCTGAAGACCCACATAGAGGTCAGCAAGGCGGAAGTGCGCAAGATCACCCTGCACATGCTGCACAACGCCCGCGAGCGGGCCGTACAGGCGCAGGGCTGA
- the urtA gene encoding urea ABC transporter substrate-binding protein, whose amino-acid sequence MQRRSLIKAFTLSASIVAMGLSWSIHAAETIKVGVLHSLSGTMAISETSLKDMALMTIDEINAKGGVLGKQLEAVVVDPASNWPLFAERGRQLLTQDKVAVTFGCWTSVSRKSVLPVYEELNGLLFYPVQYEGEEMSPNVFYTGAAPNQQAIPAVEYLLSEDGGAAKRFFLLGTDYVYPRTTNKILRAFLHSKGVQDKDIEEVYTPFGHSDYQTIVANIKKFSAGGKTAVVSTVNGDSNVPFYKELANQGIEATDVPVVAFSVGEEELRGIDTKPLVGHLAAWNYFQSVENPVNEKFVADWKAYAKAKKLPNADTVVTNDPMEATYVGIHMWAQAVEKAGTTDVDKVRAAMAGQEFAAPSGFTLKMDEKNHHLHKPVMIGEVQDDGQFSVVWETDGPVRAQPWSPYIEGNDKKGDTPVKSN is encoded by the coding sequence ATGCAACGTCGCAGCCTGATCAAGGCCTTCACCCTTTCCGCATCCATCGTCGCCATGGGCCTGAGCTGGAGCATCCACGCCGCCGAGACCATCAAGGTCGGCGTCCTGCACTCGCTGTCCGGCACCATGGCCATTTCGGAAACATCGCTCAAAGACATGGCGCTGATGACCATCGACGAGATCAACGCCAAGGGCGGTGTACTCGGCAAGCAGCTCGAAGCGGTGGTGGTCGACCCGGCCTCCAACTGGCCGCTGTTCGCCGAGCGTGGCCGTCAGTTGCTGACCCAGGACAAGGTCGCGGTGACCTTCGGCTGCTGGACGTCGGTGTCGCGTAAATCGGTACTGCCGGTCTACGAAGAACTCAACGGCCTGTTGTTCTACCCCGTGCAGTACGAAGGCGAAGAAATGTCGCCGAACGTGTTCTACACCGGCGCCGCGCCGAACCAGCAGGCGATCCCGGCGGTGGAATACCTGCTCAGCGAAGACGGCGGCGCTGCCAAGCGTTTCTTCCTGCTCGGCACCGACTACGTCTACCCGCGCACCACCAACAAGATTCTGCGCGCCTTCCTGCACAGCAAGGGCGTTCAGGACAAGGACATCGAAGAGGTCTACACGCCGTTCGGCCACAGCGATTACCAAACCATCGTCGCCAACATCAAGAAGTTCTCCGCCGGCGGCAAGACCGCGGTGGTCTCCACCGTCAACGGCGACTCCAACGTGCCGTTCTACAAGGAACTGGCCAACCAGGGCATCGAAGCCACCGACGTGCCGGTGGTGGCCTTCTCGGTAGGCGAAGAAGAGCTGCGCGGTATCGACACCAAGCCGCTGGTCGGTCACCTGGCCGCCTGGAACTACTTCCAGTCCGTGGAGAACCCGGTCAACGAGAAATTCGTCGCCGACTGGAAAGCCTACGCCAAGGCCAAGAAGCTGCCGAACGCCGACACCGTGGTCACCAACGACCCGATGGAAGCCACCTACGTGGGCATCCACATGTGGGCCCAGGCCGTCGAGAAAGCCGGTACCACCGACGTCGACAAGGTGCGTGCCGCCATGGCCGGCCAGGAGTTCGCCGCACCGAGCGGTTTCACCCTGAAGATGGACGAGAAGAATCACCACCTGCACAAGCCGGTGATGATCGGCGAAGTCCAGGACGACGGTCAGTTCTCAGTCGTCTGGGAAACCGACGGCCCGGTTCGCGCCCAGCCCTGGAGCCCGTACATCGAAGGCAACGACAAGAAAGGCGACACCCCGGTGAAGTCGAACTGA
- a CDS encoding aspartate aminotransferase family protein, whose product MSSPTQISNDYVHALDRQYVFHSWSTQGALNPLVIAGGAGCTLWDYDGREYLDFSSQLVNTNIGHQHPKVIAAIKAQADQLVTIAPATANLMRGEAAKRILSHAPANFSKVFFTNAGADANENAMRMARTYTGRDKILSAYRSYHGSTGSAIVATGDPRRVPNEFARGHVHFFNPYLYRSEFNATSEEEECTRALQHLRRVIECEGPASIAAILLETIPGTAGILVPPKGYMQGVRALADEFGILVILDEVMAGFGRTGSWLALDNFDVVPDLITFAKGVNSGYVPAGGVMIAQPIAEYFDSHFFPGGLTYSGHPLAMAAIVATLDTMAEEGMVDNARQIGQELLDPGLKALAGKYPLIGEARGIGLFQALEFVADPLKKTPLAAPIMAQMKAALLERGLLAFVVENRIHVVPPCMVNAAQVQQALAIFDEVIGEFSARYL is encoded by the coding sequence ATGAGCAGCCCAACGCAGATCAGCAACGACTATGTCCATGCACTGGATCGCCAGTACGTTTTCCATTCCTGGTCGACCCAGGGCGCGCTAAACCCGCTGGTGATCGCCGGGGGCGCTGGTTGCACGCTGTGGGACTACGACGGCCGCGAGTACCTGGACTTCAGCAGCCAGTTGGTCAACACCAATATCGGCCACCAGCACCCCAAGGTGATTGCCGCGATCAAGGCCCAGGCCGACCAGTTGGTGACCATCGCCCCGGCCACCGCCAACCTGATGCGTGGCGAGGCGGCCAAACGCATTCTGTCCCACGCGCCGGCCAACTTCAGCAAGGTGTTCTTCACCAATGCCGGTGCCGACGCCAACGAAAACGCCATGCGCATGGCGCGTACCTATACGGGCCGCGACAAGATTCTCTCGGCCTACCGCTCCTACCACGGCAGCACCGGCTCGGCGATCGTCGCCACCGGCGATCCGCGCCGGGTGCCCAATGAATTCGCCCGTGGCCATGTGCATTTCTTCAACCCGTACCTGTACCGCAGCGAATTCAATGCCACCAGCGAGGAAGAGGAATGTACCCGCGCGCTGCAGCACCTGCGCCGGGTAATCGAATGCGAAGGGCCGGCCTCGATCGCCGCGATTCTGCTGGAAACCATTCCCGGCACCGCCGGCATCCTGGTGCCACCGAAAGGCTACATGCAGGGAGTACGCGCCCTGGCCGACGAGTTCGGCATTCTGGTGATTCTCGACGAAGTGATGGCCGGCTTCGGCCGCACCGGCAGTTGGCTGGCACTGGACAATTTCGACGTGGTGCCGGATCTGATCACCTTCGCCAAGGGCGTCAATTCCGGCTATGTACCGGCCGGTGGGGTGATGATTGCCCAGCCCATCGCCGAGTACTTCGACAGCCACTTCTTCCCCGGTGGCCTGACCTACTCCGGTCACCCGCTGGCCATGGCGGCCATCGTCGCCACCCTCGACACCATGGCCGAGGAAGGCATGGTCGACAATGCCCGGCAGATCGGCCAGGAACTGCTTGACCCGGGCCTCAAGGCGCTCGCTGGCAAATACCCGTTGATCGGGGAAGCGCGCGGCATCGGCCTGTTCCAGGCGCTGGAGTTCGTCGCCGACCCGCTGAAGAAAACGCCACTGGCCGCGCCGATCATGGCGCAGATGAAAGCCGCGCTGCTGGAGCGTGGGTTGCTGGCCTTCGTGGTGGAGAACCGCATTCACGTGGTGCCGCCGTGCATGGTCAACGCGGCCCAGGTGCAGCAGGCGCTGGCGATCTTCGACGAGGTGATCGGCGAGTTCAGCGCCAGGTACCTGTGA
- the pdxR gene encoding MocR-like pyridoxine biosynthesis transcription factor PdxR, producing the protein MIDHFYHLNFDQQRGLQEQLRESLVSAILAGGFPQDEPLPSCRRLSQQLSVSRNTVALVYESLLDNGYLVSRPRSGYYLHPDYCGSQREGALARLAPAHSDANPQAVGAPGWSGRFKIQPSMRHGVLRPSNWQRFTYPFIYGQPIADLFPLERWREVSRNSMRNERNPEWLRDSHDQDDAMLIEQLRTRVLPKRGIWAGADEILITLGSQNALYLLATLLMSKGTRVALENPGFGDAWNVFDLQGADIHLQDVDEQGMRVDERLNSCEYLYVTPGHQVPTGVSMSAARRSQLLQQIRQHDQILIEDDYDAELNLDSHPQPALKASDSSGRVVYMSSLSKAFSPGLRLGYLVADAELVEELRALRRLMYRHPPLNNQRMLAQFLAQGHYDAHLRRFREEHGRRREALHGALDSVLEGCRHVSSAGAGAFWLSAPAGIDSQRLAWAAAQQSVLIEPGAQFFFNEDPPQRYFRMGFHAIDVPLIEPGIRLLNEVLQGQ; encoded by the coding sequence ATGATCGACCACTTCTACCACCTGAATTTCGACCAGCAGCGTGGGCTGCAGGAGCAACTGCGCGAGTCGCTGGTGTCCGCCATTCTTGCCGGCGGTTTTCCCCAGGACGAGCCCTTGCCGTCCTGCCGGCGCCTGTCCCAGCAGCTGTCGGTGTCCCGCAATACCGTGGCGCTGGTCTACGAGAGCCTGCTCGACAATGGCTACCTGGTCAGCCGTCCGCGCAGCGGCTATTACCTGCACCCGGATTACTGCGGTAGCCAACGTGAAGGCGCCCTGGCGCGCCTGGCGCCGGCCCATAGCGACGCCAATCCTCAGGCCGTTGGTGCACCAGGATGGAGCGGCAGGTTCAAGATCCAGCCGAGTATGAGGCACGGCGTGCTGCGCCCCAGTAACTGGCAGCGTTTCACTTATCCCTTCATCTACGGCCAGCCGATTGCCGACCTGTTTCCCCTGGAGCGCTGGCGCGAGGTGTCACGCAACAGCATGCGCAACGAACGCAACCCGGAGTGGCTGCGCGACAGCCATGACCAGGACGACGCCATGCTGATCGAGCAGTTGCGTACCCGGGTGTTGCCCAAGCGCGGCATCTGGGCCGGCGCCGATGAAATCCTCATCACCCTCGGGTCGCAAAATGCCCTGTATCTGCTGGCCACCCTGCTGATGAGCAAGGGCACCCGTGTGGCGCTGGAGAACCCAGGGTTCGGTGATGCCTGGAACGTGTTCGACCTGCAGGGCGCGGATATCCATCTGCAGGATGTCGACGAGCAGGGCATGCGCGTCGACGAGCGCCTCAACAGCTGTGAATACCTCTATGTCACGCCCGGGCATCAGGTGCCCACCGGGGTGAGCATGAGTGCAGCGCGGCGCAGCCAATTGCTGCAACAGATCCGTCAGCACGACCAGATCCTCATCGAGGACGACTACGACGCCGAACTGAATCTCGACAGCCATCCCCAGCCAGCCCTAAAGGCCAGCGACAGCAGTGGTCGGGTGGTGTACATGAGCAGCCTGTCCAAAGCCTTTTCACCGGGATTGCGGCTGGGTTACCTGGTCGCCGACGCGGAACTGGTCGAGGAGCTGCGGGCCTTGCGCCGCTTGATGTACCGCCACCCGCCACTGAACAATCAGCGCATGCTCGCTCAGTTCCTCGCCCAAGGGCATTACGATGCGCACCTGCGGCGTTTTCGCGAGGAGCACGGTCGCCGTCGTGAAGCGCTGCATGGCGCGCTGGATAGCGTTCTGGAGGGTTGTCGACATGTGAGCAGTGCTGGCGCTGGCGCCTTCTGGCTCAGTGCACCAGCCGGCATCGACAGCCAGCGGCTGGCCTGGGCGGCGGCTCAACAGAGTGTGCTGATCGAGCCGGGGGCGCAGTTTTTCTTCAACGAAGATCCGCCGCAGCGCTACTTCCGCATGGGCTTTCACGCCATCGACGTGCCGCTGATCGAACCGGGTATCCGTCTTCTCAATGAGGTGCTGCAGGGGCAGTGA
- the urtD gene encoding urea ABC transporter ATP-binding protein UrtD, whose protein sequence is MRAAPIPEMMIDPAGSGRDAIGLGQSAGSGLNTRHGTILTLEDINVSFDGFKALTDLTLYIGVGELRCIIGPNGAGKTTLMDVITGKTRPNSGVAYFGETFDLTQMSEVQIAQAGIGRKFQKPTVFEALSVFENLELAQKTDKSVWASLRARLNGEQRDRIDEVLATIRLDASRQRPAGLLSHGQKQFLEIGMLLVQDPQLLLLDEPVAGMTDAETEFTAELFKSLARKHSLMVVEHDMGFVGTIADHVTVLHQGRVLAEGSLDAVQANERVIEVYLGR, encoded by the coding sequence ATGAGAGCTGCACCGATTCCCGAGATGATGATCGACCCGGCCGGCAGCGGCCGTGATGCCATCGGCCTGGGTCAGAGTGCGGGCAGTGGCCTGAACACGCGCCATGGCACCATCCTGACGCTGGAGGACATCAACGTTTCCTTCGACGGCTTCAAGGCACTGACCGACCTGACGCTGTACATCGGCGTCGGCGAGCTGCGCTGCATCATCGGTCCCAACGGCGCCGGCAAGACCACCCTGATGGACGTGATCACCGGCAAGACCCGGCCCAACAGCGGCGTCGCCTACTTCGGCGAGACCTTCGACCTGACCCAGATGAGCGAAGTGCAGATCGCCCAGGCCGGGATCGGTCGCAAGTTCCAGAAGCCAACGGTATTCGAAGCGCTGAGCGTGTTCGAAAACCTCGAACTGGCGCAGAAGACCGACAAGTCCGTGTGGGCCAGCCTGCGCGCCCGGCTCAACGGCGAGCAGCGCGACCGCATCGACGAGGTACTCGCCACCATCCGTCTCGACGCCTCGCGCCAGCGCCCGGCAGGCTTGCTGTCTCACGGCCAGAAGCAGTTCCTCGAGATCGGCATGTTGCTGGTGCAGGACCCGCAGTTGCTGCTGCTCGATGAGCCAGTAGCCGGCATGACCGACGCGGAAACCGAATTCACCGCCGAGCTGTTCAAGTCCCTGGCACGCAAGCATTCGCTGATGGTGGTCGAGCACGACATGGGCTTCGTCGGCACCATCGCCGACCACGTCACCGTGCTGCACCAGGGCCGCGTGCTCGCCGAAGGCTCGCTGGACGCCGTGCAGGCCAACGAACGGGTGATCGAGGTTTATCTGGGCCGCTAA